The genomic stretch TAATAACAACTGCCTCAATACCCGTATCGGGAATTTCAATACCTAAGTCCTCAGCAGATGGTGTTCTTTTCTCAGGCTTTTCAAGTACACTGACATCACCGTTAGTTTCTACAATGCAGTACTGTACATCTTCAAGAGAAAATATACCTTGTTGCCTTAACTGTACACATAAGTCCTCAGTAGTCATCCTTAGCCTTCTAAGTTGATTTTGCAGTATTCTGCCATCCTTTATTACCATTTCAGGAGAACCACATACAATTTTTCTGAACTTTCCACTTTTCAGCATAATAACGGAAAATACAATTTCAAGAGAAATAAGTATAAGTATAGGTACAATTCCTGAAACAAGGGGAGTGCTTGTGTTTTGCATAGGCATTACTGCAATGTCTGAAATTAGCAGAGTAATTACAAGCTCGCTTGTCTGCATTTCCGAAAGTTGCCTTTTGCCCATTACTCGCAAGGAAAACATAATAAAAATATAAAGTATCACTGTTCTAATAATTGAAATTAACATATCATCACCGTTAATAGTTTTTCTCAAATGGGTAAAATAATACATAAATGTATAATTCAAGAATTTTGTTCAACTATAATAATGGTGATTTTATGTTTAAAAATTTGAAAGAAAATATAAATTATCTGCAAGATGTAACCTCTTCATCAGCAGATTTTACGGTTAGGAAAATGAAGCTCAATGACGGCACATTTGTTGCAATTTTCACTATTGAGGGAATGGTAAATAAAGACGGTTTAACTTTAGCAGTATCAGACCCATTACTTTCTGCAACTATACCAACCGGTGTAAATAAATATGAATTTATTAGGGATAGAGTGCTATCAACTCCTGAAATTATTGAGATAAATACCTTTGATGAATTGCTTGATTTTTCAATGTCAGGCTTTGCAGTACTGGGAATAGACGGATATGAAAAAATGCTTGTAATCGGATTACAAGGCTTTTCATTTAGAAGTGTATCAGAACCGTCATCTGAAATGGTGTTTAGAGGTAGCAGAGAGGGCTTTACAGAACCACTGAGAATTAATATGTCACTAATTCGCAGAAGAATGAAAAACCCTGATTTAGTGTTTCAGACAATGACAATAGGTAATCTTTCTAAAACTCAAATATGTTTGTGTTACCTAAAGTCAGCAGTTTCAAAATCAATACTTAAAGAACTAAAGAGAAGGCTAAATAGTATTAACCTAGATACAGTTTTAGCATCAGGATATTTAGTTTCTTACTTAGGTGATGAAGATAAAAATACTTTACTTTCCACAGTAGGTGTTACTGAAAGACCTGATACATTGTGTGGCAAAATAACTGAGGGTAGAATCGGTATTTTAGTAGACGGTACACCATCAGCAATACTTGTTCCACATTTGTTTATTGAAAATTTCCAAAGTTTTGACGACTATTCTAATAGACCTTACTTTGCATCATTTATTAGAATTTTAAAGTATATGTCATTCCTCTTTGCAATTTATTTACCTAGCCTTTTTATTGCAATAACTGACTTTCACCCTGAGTATATACCGGTAGGATTGTTAACCCATATATCCGACTCCTTAGAAACCACACCTTTTCCCTTAATGCTGGAAGTACTGTTTGTTGCCTTTATGTATGAGGTTATGAGAGAGGCAGGACTAAGACTGCCTAAACCTTTAGGTCATGCAGTAGGTATAGTAGGTGCATTGGTAATTGGTGAAACAGGTGTTTCAGCCGGTTTAATATGTCCCACAACATTGATAATAGTTGCCTTTTCTGCAATATGTTCATATGTTATTCCGGAACTTTACGGTACAATTACAGTAGTAAAATTTATTTACATTATCATTTCAGGAATTTTCGGTGTAATAGGAATTATCCTTGCATCACTAATTGCAACAATTTCTGTTTGTTCACTTAAAAGTTTTGGTGTGCCATATTTGGCACCTATAGTGCCGATTTCAAAAGGTGTTATTTCCGATAATTTTATAAGGTCAGATTGGCACAGACTTACTAAACACAAAGTTAAGTTACAAAATATGGTGGGAGTTGATGATAAATTTGAAAAGTAAAATAAACGCATTGCAGTATTCAATATTACTTTCACTTTCAATTCTATGTGGTGTTACTCTTTTGCCCAATTCTTTTTCTTGCTTTTCTATGATAATTTCTGTTATCATATCATTCTTATTGCAAATTCCATCACTAGTAGCCTTTAGAAACAATGATTTACCTATCCCTATATTTTTCAAGGTCGTTACAGCAGTATTTTCAATTTTAATTTCAGTAAGACTTATAAATATTTTTTCAGACTTTTTTGTAACATCAATCAATCCCACTCAATCAAAAATTTATATTGCAATTCTAATTTCACTTGCATTAATTTATCCATCACTAAAGGGAATAGAGTCAATCTCAAGAGGTAGCATAATCGGTGGATTTTTCTCATTAATTTCACTGATTCTCATAATGTTTTGTGTGCCATATACTGATATGTCTATGTTTACAGACAGAGAGTCAACTCTAAAAATAACTGATGGTTTAAATTTATTATTTGTATTTGCACCACTTGTAGTTTCATTTGCATTTAATAAAAATTATAAAGGCAAGAAACTAAGGGCAAATTTACTTCCTTTTGCAATAGTTTCTATTGTGATTGCTTTGTTAATGTGTTTTGTAAAGCTACTTAATATTTCCGAATATAGCTATCCTTTATATACATTATCAAAAATTTCTTTCAAAATGATACCTATGGGTTTATCGGGACTTTTCCTAGTATTGTCATTAATTTGCATTTTCTTTGGAATTCTGTATTTTAATTTATCAGTAAAGAATATTATGGATAACCACAGTAAAGTAATGTCATTAATATTTATTTTTGCAGTAATGATAGTTTCAGTATTAACAATTGCATTGCCTGATGTGGGAAAAATAATTTTAAATAATTATTTTTTGCTGAGTCTTTATCTGATTATCACTTTGCTAACACCGATTTTTGCAACAATAAAGGGGAAGAAAAATGT from Ruminococcus bovis encodes the following:
- a CDS encoding spore germination protein translates to MFKNLKENINYLQDVTSSSADFTVRKMKLNDGTFVAIFTIEGMVNKDGLTLAVSDPLLSATIPTGVNKYEFIRDRVLSTPEIIEINTFDELLDFSMSGFAVLGIDGYEKMLVIGLQGFSFRSVSEPSSEMVFRGSREGFTEPLRINMSLIRRRMKNPDLVFQTMTIGNLSKTQICLCYLKSAVSKSILKELKRRLNSINLDTVLASGYLVSYLGDEDKNTLLSTVGVTERPDTLCGKITEGRIGILVDGTPSAILVPHLFIENFQSFDDYSNRPYFASFIRILKYMSFLFAIYLPSLFIAITDFHPEYIPVGLLTHISDSLETTPFPLMLEVLFVAFMYEVMREAGLRLPKPLGHAVGIVGALVIGETGVSAGLICPTTLIIVAFSAICSYVIPELYGTITVVKFIYIIISGIFGVIGIILASLIATISVCSLKSFGVPYLAPIVPISKGVISDNFIRSDWHRLTKHKVKLQNMVGVDDKFEK
- a CDS encoding DUF421 domain-containing protein; its protein translation is MLISIIRTVILYIFIMFSLRVMGKRQLSEMQTSELVITLLISDIAVMPMQNTSTPLVSGIVPILILISLEIVFSVIMLKSGKFRKIVCGSPEMVIKDGRILQNQLRRLRMTTEDLCVQLRQQGIFSLEDVQYCIVETNGDVSVLEKPEKRTPSAEDLGIEIPDTGIEAVVINDSRYLSNSLELCNLDTKWVDKILKQNHIKLEDVFIMTANRKKEYNIIRRD